CCGCCGTCCGGATCACCCACGCCGGCGGCGAGCCGGTCCGAGCGGACGATCTGACGATACGCGTCGAGAGCTACCGTCGGGCGACCGACTGGAGCGACCCGGTGACCGAATCGGAGAGTACGGTCGTCCAGGCGAGCGAGGGATCGACGGTCCGGATCGTCTGGAGCCCGGGCCGCGGCGACGACGTGATTATGCACGGCGAACGGGTCTGAACGACCGCCTCGCTCAGTTCGCTGGTGCGGCGGAGAAGTTCGCGACCACGTCGACGCCGTCGGGACCGATCCGGTAGCGACGGTCGGCGTCGAGTTCGACGGTCCGCTCGGTCCCGTCGGGCCAGGTCACGTCGACGGTCGCCCTCTCGGCGTCGCCGAGCCCGATGTGAGTGACCGAGGACTCCTGAGAGATGAAGTCGCTCCGGGAGTTCTGCCAGACGGCCGTCTCCCGGCCGTCGACGGTGACCGTCGCGTTCGCGCCGACGGCGACCGCACCGTTGCCGTCGACGATCTCGAACTGAGCGGCGCCGGCGGGGGCCGACCCGTTGGCTCGTCTTTCGGTGTCGGGCGACCGGACGGTGTTCTCGTAGACGGCGTAGGGCCCGTGGTAGTCGGCGATGATCACGTCGCGGTCGCCGTCGCGGTCGTAGTCGACAGTGACCATCCCGCGGCCGTCCTGCTCGGCGAACCCGCGGTCGGAGGCGTCGAGGCGGGTGAAGTTGTCGCCGTCCCGTTCCCAGACCATCGGGAGCGTAAAGACGGGGTCGGACTGGTTGAGTGCGACGACGGTCTGGGTGGTGTGGAACAGGTCGCGGTCGCCATCGTTGTCGAGGTCGGTGACGCTAGCGGCCCACCCCCAGCCGCCCTCGCGGACGCCGTAGGCGTCGGCGCGGTCGACGAACTCGCCGTCGCCCTGATTGATGAGCATGGTGTTGCCCTTCGTACGGCCGGAGTGGATGACGTACTGGAGGAACCGCTTGAGCCGCTCGTAGCGGTCGGGCGAGAGCGTCTCGCGGGAGGCCGGGATATCGATATTGGTGACGAACACGTCGGGGCGGCCGTCGCGGTTGACGTCGTTGATCTCCGAGGCCATGCCGTTACGGGCGGTAGCGCCGCCCAGTTGGACCTGCTCGAAGGTCCCGTCACCCCGGTTGAGATAGACGGTATCGTTGTTGTAGTCGTTGGCGGCGTGGATGTCGGGGCGGCCGTCACCGGTCAGGTCGACGAAGCTGGCCGCGAGGGTCCAGCGGTCGCCCGTGATCCCCGTTCCGTCGACGCGTTCGAAGCGCCCCTCTCCGGATTCGCCCGTGTTCTCGAAGAGGACGTTGGGGTTGCCGTTGTCGCCAGCGACGGACTTGTTGGTCGAGAAATATCCCTCGGGGCGTTCGTCGGCCCAGTCACCGGACTGATAGACGAAGAGATCGCGGTCGCCGTCGCCGTCGTAGTCGGCGGCGGCCGCGCCGAGCGGGTGCGTGAAGTTACCGAGGCCGACGTCGGTCCGTTCGAAGCTCCCCTCGTCGTTGTGGAAGGCGGCGGCGGGGCCGTCCTTGGCGAGCAGGAGCAGGTCGCGCCAGCCGTCGCCGTCGTAGTCGACGAAGGCGGCGCTCTTGTACTCCCGTTCGAGCCCGGAGAGCTCGCCCGTGCGCTCGAAGGCGCCGCCGGTGTTGCGAAAGAGGGCGGGGTGCTCGCCGCCGACGGCGAGCAGGTCTTCCCAGCCGTCGTTGTCGATATCGGCCACGAAGACGCCGTTGTTGCCGTTGCCGGCGGCG
This DNA window, taken from Halosimplex litoreum, encodes the following:
- a CDS encoding type IV pilin, which translates into the protein MDGDAMLNLVGAAIVVAVVGGFVVVGLNIAGGNGGTDAPEVNWTVERVDDTAVRITHAGGEPVRADDLTIRVESYRRATDWSDPVTESESTVVQASEGSTVRIVWSPGRGDDVIMHGERV
- a CDS encoding CRTAC1 family protein encodes the protein MTGSDRRTSGAAHRALLTVAVALTLVVSGCAAAPGSLDGAETDGASAEIGFVDATAEAGLAYNGTGTGAAGNGNNGVFVADIDNDGWEDLLAVGGEHPALFRNTGGAFERTGELSGLEREYKSAAFVDYDGDGWRDLLLLAKDGPAAAFHNDEGSFERTDVGLGNFTHPLGAAAADYDGDGDRDLFVYQSGDWADERPEGYFSTNKSVAGDNGNPNVLFENTGESGEGRFERVDGTGITGDRWTLAASFVDLTGDGRPDIHAANDYNNDTVYLNRGDGTFEQVQLGGATARNGMASEINDVNRDGRPDVFVTNIDIPASRETLSPDRYERLKRFLQYVIHSGRTKGNTMLINQGDGEFVDRADAYGVREGGWGWAASVTDLDNDGDRDLFHTTQTVVALNQSDPVFTLPMVWERDGDNFTRLDASDRGFAEQDGRGMVTVDYDRDGDRDVIIADYHGPYAVYENTVRSPDTERRANGSAPAGAAQFEIVDGNGAVAVGANATVTVDGRETAVWQNSRSDFISQESSVTHIGLGDAERATVDVTWPDGTERTVELDADRRYRIGPDGVDVVANFSAAPAN